A stretch of Bacillus pseudomycoides DNA encodes these proteins:
- a CDS encoding FAD-dependent oxidoreductase produces MNYVIMGGDAAGMSAAMQIVRNDKDAKVVTLEKGEIYSYAQCGLPYVISGAIASTEKLIARDVKTFRDKYGIDAKTNHEVTKVDTENKIVHGIHTETKDSFQYQYDRLLIATGVRPVMPDWEGKDLQGIHLLKTIPDAQRILETLQEQNVEQVTIIGGGAIGLEMAETFVELGKKVRMIERNDHIGTIYDADMAAYIHEEAAKHHIEILTNENVKAFKGQDKVEWIETDKGTYKADLVLVSVGVKPNTDFLEGTNIRVNHKEAIEVNAYMQTNVEDIYAAGDCATHYHIIKETHDHIPIGTTANKQGRLAGLNMVDKRRAFKGTLGTGIIKFMGLTLARTGLSEKEANGLKIPYKTVKVDSTNMAGYYPDATKLYVKLLYRSDTKQLLGGQVIGEEGVDKRIDVIAMALFHKMSIHDLEDVDLSYAPPYNSVWDPIQQAARRAE; encoded by the coding sequence GTGAACTATGTAATCATGGGTGGAGACGCAGCTGGCATGAGCGCGGCGATGCAAATTGTTAGAAATGATAAAGATGCTAAAGTCGTTACATTAGAAAAAGGTGAAATATATTCATATGCGCAGTGCGGACTTCCATACGTTATTAGCGGTGCGATTGCTTCTACTGAAAAATTAATTGCCAGAGATGTTAAGACATTTCGTGATAAGTATGGAATTGATGCGAAAACAAATCATGAAGTAACAAAAGTCGATACTGAAAATAAAATTGTACATGGTATACATACAGAGACAAAAGATTCATTTCAATATCAATATGACCGCTTACTAATTGCGACGGGAGTTAGGCCTGTTATGCCAGATTGGGAAGGTAAGGATTTACAAGGGATTCATCTTCTAAAAACAATTCCGGATGCCCAGCGAATATTGGAGACACTGCAAGAACAAAATGTCGAGCAAGTAACAATTATTGGCGGCGGAGCAATTGGTCTTGAAATGGCTGAAACATTTGTGGAGCTTGGGAAAAAGGTACGAATGATTGAACGAAATGATCATATCGGTACGATTTATGATGCTGATATGGCAGCATATATACATGAAGAAGCAGCGAAACATCATATTGAAATTTTAACAAATGAAAACGTGAAAGCTTTTAAAGGGCAAGATAAAGTTGAATGGATTGAAACAGATAAAGGAACGTATAAAGCAGATCTTGTATTAGTATCAGTTGGAGTAAAGCCAAATACAGATTTTCTTGAAGGAACCAATATCCGTGTAAATCATAAAGAAGCGATAGAAGTAAATGCTTATATGCAAACGAATGTGGAAGATATTTATGCAGCAGGAGATTGCGCAACTCATTATCACATCATAAAAGAAACACATGATCATATTCCAATTGGTACAACTGCAAATAAACAAGGGCGCCTCGCTGGATTAAATATGGTTGATAAACGGAGAGCATTTAAAGGAACTCTTGGTACGGGCATTATCAAATTTATGGGGCTTACACTAGCGAGAACGGGTTTAAGTGAAAAAGAAGCGAATGGATTAAAAATACCATATAAAACGGTGAAGGTAGATTCAACAAATATGGCCGGCTATTATCCAGATGCCACAAAACTTTATGTGAAATTATTGTATCGCTCTGATACAAAACAATTACTTGGTGGACAAGTAATCGGAGAAGAAGGCGTGGATAAACGAATTGATGTCATTGCAATGGCCTTATTTCATAAAATGAGCATTCATGATTTAGAGGATGTCGATTTAAGTTATGCTCCGCCATACAACAGTGTCTGGGATCCAATTCAACAAGCGGCAAGGCGGGCGGAATAG